One Rhinolophus sinicus isolate RSC01 linkage group LG06, ASM3656204v1, whole genome shotgun sequence DNA window includes the following coding sequences:
- the IL18BP gene encoding interleukin-18-binding protein isoform X3, which yields MTMRQNWTPDPRPLWVLFLCAHFVFHLARAVPTPQVTTVATASAGTTKDLYSSRPPTLPTVKQCPALEVTWPEVKIRLNGTLTLSCTACSRFPHFSILYWLGNGSFIEHLPGRLREGSTRRERRGASTQLWRALVLEELSPALRSTNFSCVFADPEYTVLHHVVLAQL from the exons ATGACCATGAGACAGAACTGGACACCAG ACCCCAGGCCTTTGTGGGTCCTGTTCCTGTGTGCCCACTTCGTCTTCCATTTGGCCAGAGCCGTACCTACACCTCAGGTCACCACAGTTGCCACTGCCTCGGCTGGGACTACAAAGGATCTCTACTCCTCCCGGCCCCCGACGCTCCCAACAGTTAAGCAGTGCCCAGCATTGGAGGTGACCTGGCCAGAAGTGAAAATCCGATTAA ATGGAACGCTGACCTTGTCCTGTACCGCCTGCAGCCGCTTCCCCCACTTCAGCATCCTCTACTGGCTGGGCAATGGTTCCTTCATCGAGCACCTCCCAGGCCGGCTGCGGGAGGGCAGCACCAG GCGGGAGCGCAGGGGCGCCAGCACCCAGCTGTGGAGAGCCTTGGTGCTGGAGGAGCTGAGCCCTGCCCTGCGCAGCACCAACTTCTCCTGTGTTTTTGCGGATCCTGAGTACACTGTCTTGCATCACGTTGTCCTAGCCCAGCTGTGA
- the IL18BP gene encoding interleukin-18-binding protein isoform X1, which yields MGPDTAELSRGAPRRDSENQGSSGFLGSSAWDSCPLGCQCGCGRASRPARIEAKARLRRAEVGTEVLTLCWDGRIDLGETRSFTTPWKEEVVAYIEPRTPAPDTDIMTMRQNWTPDPRPLWVLFLCAHFVFHLARAVPTPQVTTVATASAGTTKDLYSSRPPTLPTVKQCPALEVTWPEVKIRLNGTLTLSCTACSRFPHFSILYWLGNGSFIEHLPGRLREGSTRRERRGASTQLWRALVLEELSPALRSTNFSCVFADPEYTVLHHVVLAQL from the exons ATGGGGCCAGACACAGCTGAACTGAGCCGTGGAGCTCCGAGAAGGGATTCTGAAAACCAGGGCTCTTCAGGCTTCTTGGGATCCAG tgcctgggacagttGTCCCCTGGGATGTCAGTGTGGTTGTGGAAGAGCAAGCAGACCTGCCCGTATAGAAGCAAAGGCCAGGCTCCGAAGAGCAGAGGTGGGCACTGAAGTCCTGACCCTTTGCTGGGATGGAAGAATTGATCTGGGAGAGACTCGTTCATTCACAACACCCTGGAAAG AGGAAGTTGTCGCATATATAGAGCCACGCACGCCAGCTCCTGACACAGACATCATGACCATGAGACAGAACTGGACACCAG ACCCCAGGCCTTTGTGGGTCCTGTTCCTGTGTGCCCACTTCGTCTTCCATTTGGCCAGAGCCGTACCTACACCTCAGGTCACCACAGTTGCCACTGCCTCGGCTGGGACTACAAAGGATCTCTACTCCTCCCGGCCCCCGACGCTCCCAACAGTTAAGCAGTGCCCAGCATTGGAGGTGACCTGGCCAGAAGTGAAAATCCGATTAA ATGGAACGCTGACCTTGTCCTGTACCGCCTGCAGCCGCTTCCCCCACTTCAGCATCCTCTACTGGCTGGGCAATGGTTCCTTCATCGAGCACCTCCCAGGCCGGCTGCGGGAGGGCAGCACCAG GCGGGAGCGCAGGGGCGCCAGCACCCAGCTGTGGAGAGCCTTGGTGCTGGAGGAGCTGAGCCCTGCCCTGCGCAGCACCAACTTCTCCTGTGTTTTTGCGGATCCTGAGTACACTGTCTTGCATCACGTTGTCCTAGCCCAGCTGTGA
- the IL18BP gene encoding interleukin-18-binding protein isoform X2: MGPDTAELSRGAPRRDSENQGSSGFLGSSAWDSCPLGCQCGCGRASRPARIEAKARLRRAEVGTEVLTLCWDGRIDLGETRSFTTPWKEEVVAYIEPRTPAPDTDIMTMRQNWTPDPRPLWVLFLCAHFVFHLARAVPTPQVTTVATASAGTTKDLYSSRPPTLPTVKQCPALEVTWPEVKIRLTASPTSASSTGWAMVPSSSTSQAGCGRAAPGGSAGAPAPSCGEPWCWRS; encoded by the exons ATGGGGCCAGACACAGCTGAACTGAGCCGTGGAGCTCCGAGAAGGGATTCTGAAAACCAGGGCTCTTCAGGCTTCTTGGGATCCAG tgcctgggacagttGTCCCCTGGGATGTCAGTGTGGTTGTGGAAGAGCAAGCAGACCTGCCCGTATAGAAGCAAAGGCCAGGCTCCGAAGAGCAGAGGTGGGCACTGAAGTCCTGACCCTTTGCTGGGATGGAAGAATTGATCTGGGAGAGACTCGTTCATTCACAACACCCTGGAAAG AGGAAGTTGTCGCATATATAGAGCCACGCACGCCAGCTCCTGACACAGACATCATGACCATGAGACAGAACTGGACACCAG ACCCCAGGCCTTTGTGGGTCCTGTTCCTGTGTGCCCACTTCGTCTTCCATTTGGCCAGAGCCGTACCTACACCTCAGGTCACCACAGTTGCCACTGCCTCGGCTGGGACTACAAAGGATCTCTACTCCTCCCGGCCCCCGACGCTCCCAACAGTTAAGCAGTGCCCAGCATTGGAGGTGACCTGGCCAGAAGTGAAAATCCGATTAA CCGCTTCCCCCACTTCAGCATCCTCTACTGGCTGGGCAATGGTTCCTTCATCGAGCACCTCCCAGGCCGGCTGCGGGAGGGCAGCACCAG GCGGGAGCGCAGGGGCGCCAGCACCCAGCTGTGGAGAGCCTTGGTGCTGGAGGAGCTGA